From the genome of Streptomyces sp. NBC_01317, one region includes:
- a CDS encoding HelD family protein, translating into MGRERAHLSSSRAALRAMREDVQSLDIRDVTANWVNAAVLEAQIQDRIKSLADLSHTPLFFGRLDYLHVVGADQAEGAEGERFYIGRRHVHDADGDPMVVDWRAPVSQPFYRASKKDPHDVGLRRRFGYTAGELTAYEDEHLSDPTEAAKTSKLLQTEIERPRVGPMRDIVATIQPEQDEIVRSGLGGTVCVQGGPGTGKTAVGLHRVAYLLYAHRERLARTGTLVIGPNASFLHYIEQVLPALGELEVKQATVESLVTSATVEVRGTDPAAAAVIKGDARMAEVLRRAVRSHVTLPTEPVVVVRGSRRWRVPAYELEELVRQLLERDMRYGAAHEALPQRIAHAVLVRMEEAGEAPDDRVQDAVARTPAVKAAVKAMWPLVDPAKLVLRLLSDAGFLAAHAEGLLTPEEQATILWAKPARSVKSVKWSAADAVLIDEAGDLVARTHSLGHVVLDEAQDLSPMQYRAVGRRCSTGSATVLGDLAQGTTPWATGSWADALHHLGKPDAVVEELTAGFRVPREVIAYASRLLPLISPGLAEVESVRESPGSLSVRRVSDEVLSAAVVSACEESLAHEGSTGLIAADARIPLLASALSAAGLRFLSPGEETTAEARLTLVPASLAKGLEYDYVVLDEPSAVVSGEPDERTGLRRLYVSLTRAVSGLSVLHALPLPTALA; encoded by the coding sequence CTGGGGCGCGAGCGGGCCCACCTCAGCTCCTCGCGGGCCGCCCTGCGCGCCATGCGCGAGGACGTCCAGTCGCTCGACATCCGCGACGTCACCGCGAACTGGGTCAACGCCGCCGTCCTGGAGGCCCAGATCCAGGACCGCATCAAGTCGCTCGCCGACCTCTCCCACACCCCGCTCTTCTTCGGCCGGCTCGACTACCTGCACGTCGTCGGCGCGGACCAGGCCGAGGGCGCCGAGGGCGAGCGCTTCTACATCGGCCGCCGCCACGTCCACGACGCCGACGGCGACCCGATGGTCGTCGACTGGCGCGCGCCCGTCTCCCAGCCGTTCTACCGGGCGTCCAAAAAAGACCCTCACGACGTCGGACTGCGCCGCCGGTTCGGTTACACGGCCGGCGAGCTCACCGCGTACGAGGACGAACACCTCTCCGACCCCACCGAGGCCGCGAAGACCAGCAAGCTGCTCCAGACCGAGATCGAGCGTCCGCGCGTCGGCCCGATGCGCGACATCGTGGCGACGATCCAGCCGGAGCAGGACGAGATCGTACGGAGCGGGCTCGGCGGCACGGTGTGTGTGCAGGGCGGCCCCGGCACCGGGAAGACCGCCGTCGGCCTGCACCGGGTCGCGTACCTCCTCTACGCGCACCGGGAGCGGCTCGCCCGCACCGGCACGCTGGTCATCGGGCCGAACGCGTCCTTCCTCCACTACATCGAGCAGGTGCTGCCCGCGCTGGGCGAGCTGGAGGTGAAGCAGGCGACGGTGGAGAGCCTGGTCACCTCGGCCACGGTGGAGGTACGGGGCACGGACCCGGCCGCCGCCGCCGTCATCAAGGGCGACGCGCGGATGGCGGAGGTGCTGCGGCGGGCCGTCCGCTCCCACGTGACGCTGCCGACCGAGCCGGTGGTGGTCGTGCGCGGTTCGCGGCGGTGGCGGGTGCCGGCGTACGAACTGGAGGAGCTGGTACGGCAGTTGCTGGAGCGCGACATGCGGTACGGCGCCGCGCACGAGGCGTTGCCGCAGCGGATCGCGCACGCCGTGCTCGTACGGATGGAGGAGGCGGGCGAGGCGCCCGACGACCGGGTGCAGGACGCGGTCGCCCGTACCCCCGCCGTGAAGGCGGCCGTGAAGGCGATGTGGCCGCTGGTCGACCCGGCGAAGCTGGTGCTGCGGCTGCTGTCGGACGCGGGGTTCCTCGCGGCGCACGCGGAGGGCCTCCTCACGCCGGAGGAGCAGGCGACGATCCTGTGGGCGAAGCCGGCGCGGAGCGTGAAGTCGGTCAAGTGGTCGGCGGCGGACGCGGTGTTGATCGACGAGGCGGGCGATCTCGTGGCCCGCACACACTCGTTGGGGCACGTGGTGCTCGACGAGGCGCAGGACCTCTCGCCCATGCAGTACCGGGCGGTGGGCCGGCGCTGCTCGACGGGTTCTGCGACGGTGCTGGGCGATCTGGCGCAGGGCACGACCCCATGGGCGACGGGGAGTTGGGCGGACGCGCTCCACCACCTGGGCAAGCCGGACGCGGTGGTGGAGGAGCTGACGGCCGGTTTCCGCGTACCGCGCGAGGTGATCGCGTACGCGTCGCGGCTGCTGCCGCTGATCTCGCCGGGGCTGGCGGAGGTGGAATCGGTACGGGAGTCGCCGGGGTCCCTGTCGGTACGGCGCGTCTCCGACGAGGTGTTGTCGGCGGCGGTGGTCTCGGCGTGCGAGGAGTCGTTGGCGCACGAGGGGTCGACGGGCCTGATCGCGGCGGACGCGCGGATTCCGTTGCTGGCGTCCGCGTTGTCCGCGGCGGGGTTGCGTTTCCTCTCGCCGGGCGAGGAGACGACGGCGGAGGCGCGCCTCACGCTGGTGCCGGCGTCGCTGGCGAAGGGCTTGGAGTACGACTACGTGGTGCTGGACGAGCCGTCGGCGGTGGTGTCGGGGGAGCCGGATGAGCGTACGGGGTTGCGGCGTCTGTACGTGTCGCTGACGCGAGCGGTCTCGGGCCTTTCGGTACTGCACGCGCTGCCCCTGCCGACCGCGCTGGCCTGA
- a CDS encoding copper homeostasis protein CutC: protein MSKRAVLEVIALDAEDAVAARSGGADRLELVTDMAADGLTPPRETFAKIRDAVDIPLRVMLRLSDGFSAGGADGVDALVDAARGLRAEGADEFVFGFLDADGTPDLVTLERLVAELDGCRWTFHRAIDRAADRDALRKQLADLPGLDTFLTAGSPDGVDSGLPTLLAESSASGRGEPGYGACLLVGGGLRLDHVPALRAGGLDAFHIGGAARPFGWAGAVSPSAVRAWRAALDA from the coding sequence ATGAGCAAGCGTGCAGTCCTGGAGGTGATCGCTCTCGACGCGGAGGACGCGGTCGCCGCGCGGAGCGGGGGCGCGGACCGGCTCGAACTCGTCACCGACATGGCGGCCGACGGCCTGACCCCGCCCCGGGAGACCTTCGCGAAGATCCGGGACGCCGTCGACATCCCCCTCCGGGTGATGCTGCGGCTGTCCGACGGCTTCTCGGCGGGCGGCGCGGACGGGGTGGACGCGCTCGTGGACGCGGCGCGGGGGCTGCGGGCCGAGGGCGCGGACGAGTTCGTCTTCGGCTTCCTCGACGCGGACGGGACGCCGGACCTGGTGACCCTCGAACGGCTGGTGGCGGAGCTGGACGGGTGCCGGTGGACGTTCCACCGCGCGATCGACCGCGCGGCGGATCGCGACGCGCTCCGTAAGCAGCTAGCGGACCTGCCGGGGCTGGACACGTTCCTCACGGCGGGGTCGCCGGACGGCGTGGACAGCGGCCTGCCGACGCTCCTGGCCGAGTCTTCCGCTTCCGGGCGCGGGGAGCCCGGCTACGGGGCGTGCCTGCTGGTGGGCGGCGGCCTGCGTCTGGATCACGTGCCTGCGCTGCGGGCGGGCGGCCTGGACGCGTTTCACATTGGCGGGGCGGCGAGGCCCTTCGGGTGGGCGGGGGCGGTTTCGCCTTCGGCGGTGAGGGCGTGGCGCGCCGCGCTTGACGCGTAG